One Trichosurus vulpecula isolate mTriVul1 chromosome 7, mTriVul1.pri, whole genome shotgun sequence genomic region harbors:
- the EZR gene encoding ezrin has translation MPKPINVRVTTMDAELEFAIQPNTTGKQLFDQVVKTIGLREVWYFGLQYMDNKGFPTWLKLDKKVSAQDVRKENPLQFKFRAKFYPEDVPEELIQDITQKLFFLQVKDGILSDEIYCPPETAVLLGSYAVQAKFGDYNKEVHKAGYLSSERLIPQRVMDQHKLSREQWEDRIQVWHAEHRGMLKDNAMLEYLKIAQDLEMYGINYFEIKNKKGTDLWLGVDALGLNIYEKDDKLTPKIGFPWSEIRNISFNDKKFVIKPIDKKAPDFVFYAPRLRINKRILQLCMGNHELYMRRRKPDTIEVQQMKAQAREEKHQKQLERQQLETEKKRRETVEREKEQMLREKEELMLRLQDYEQKTKKAEKELSDQIQRAIQLEEERKRAQEEAERLEADRVAALRAKEELERQAVDQIKSQEQLAAELAEYTAKIALLEEARRRKEDEVEEWQLRAREAQDDLVKTKEELHQVMTAPPPPPPPVYEPVNYHPHENLQDEGTEYSGYSAEFSSEGIMDDRNEEKRITEAEKNERVQRQLQTLTNELSQARDENKRTHNDIIHNENMRQGRDKYKTLRQIRQGNTKQRIDEFEAM, from the exons GTGGTTAAGACCATTGGCCTTCGGGAAGTATGGTACTTTGGCCTCCAATATATGGACAATAAAGGATTTCCAACCTGGTTGAAGCTTGATAAAAAG GTCTCTGCTCAGGACGTCAGAAAGGAGAACCCCCTCCAGTTCAAATTCCGGGCCAAATTCTACCCAGAGGATGTACCCGAGGAACTGATCCAGGACATTACCCAGAAGCTGTTCTTCCTGCAAGTAAAAGATGGAATCCTCAGTGATGAAATCTACTGCCCTCCCGAGACCGCAGTGCTCCTTGGGTCCTATGCCGTTCAAGCCAAGTTTGGTGACTATAATAAAGAAGTGCACAAGGCTGGATACCTCAGCTCTGAACGCTTGATCCCGCAGAG AGTAATGGACCAGCACAAGCTCTCCAGAGAGCAGTGGGAGGATCGGATCCAGGTGTGGCATGCTGAACACCGTGGGATGCTGAA AGATAATGCTATGCTGGAGTATTTGAAGATTGCTCAGGACTTGGAGATGTATGGGATCAATTATTttgagataaaaaacaaaaaaggaacagaCCTTTGGCTCGGAGTGGATGCCCTTGGGCTGAATATTTATGAGAAAGATGATAA attgACCCCAAAGATTGGCTTCCCTTGGAGCGAAATCAGAAATATCTCTTTCAATGACAAAAAGTTTGTCATTAAACCCATCGACAAGAAGGCACCT gactttgtattttatgcaCCTCGCCTCCGGATTAATAAGAGGATCCTTCAGCTTTGCATGGGGAACCATGAGCTGTACATGCGCCGTAGGAAGCCAGATACCATCGAGGTACAGCAGATGAAAGCCCAAGCACGTGAGGAGAAGCACCAGAAACAACTGGAAAG GCAGCAGTTGGAAAccgaaaagaagagaagagagactgtTGAACGAGAGAAGGAGCAGATGTTGCGAGAGAAGGAGGAGCTGATGCTGAGGCTTCAGGACTATGAGCAGAAGACCAagaaagcagaaaagg agCTCTCTGATCAGATCCAGAGAGCCATTCagctggaagaagaaaggaaacgaGCCCAGGAAGAGGCTGAGCGCCTCGAAGCTGACCGTGTGGCTGCTCTTCGAGCCAAAGAAGAACTGGAGAGACAAGCTGTGGATCAGATAAAGAGCCAGGAGCAGCTG GCTGCTGAACTTGCTGAATACACTGCCAAGATTGCTCTCCTAGAAGAGGCCAGGAGGCGTAAAGAAGATGAGGTTGAAGAATGGCAGCTCAGG gcCCGGGAAGCCCAAGATGATCTTGTCAAGACCAAGGAAGAGCTTCACCAGGTGATGACtgcccctcctccaccaccacctcctgtGTACGAGCCCGTGAATTACCACCCACACGAGAACTTGCAGGATGAAGGGACCGAGTACAGCGGCTACAGCGCCGAGTTCTCCAGCGAGGGCATCATGGACGACCGAAACGAAGAGAAACGTATCACTGAGGCCGAGAAGAATGAGCGTGTGCAGAGGCAGCTGCAG ACATTGACAAACGAGCTGTCCCAGGCCAGGGACGAGAACAAGAGGACCCACAATGACATCATCCACAACGAGAACATGAGACAAGGACGGGATAAGTACAAGACTCTGAGGCAGATTCGGCAGGGAAATACAAAGCAGAGAATCGATGAGTTCGAAGCTATGTAA